The Herminiimonas arsenitoxidans genome window below encodes:
- a CDS encoding MaoC/PaaZ C-terminal domain-containing protein, with protein MAIDYEKLLALHIPDTQQSYSRKDAMLYALSLGYGSDPMDTAQLPYVFEPILQAVPSMGVVLAHPGYWPRTLDTGLNWVKIVHAEQGLVLHKPLPPEAHVIGKSRVVDIIDKGAEKGALISYERKIYERDSGDALCTISQTMLARADGGFGGPVKPSVPPHAIPNRPADYSCVLHTQPNAALLYRLNGDWNPLHADPEVARKAGFEKPILHGLATWGIAVHAVLKSACGYDAASIASIFGRFTAPVYPGETFRTDIWRDGDVLSFTVHAVERNILAINNGKITLLAR; from the coding sequence ATGGCTATCGATTACGAGAAACTGCTGGCGCTGCATATCCCGGATACACAGCAAAGTTACAGTCGCAAAGATGCAATGCTGTATGCGCTCAGTCTGGGTTATGGCTCCGATCCTATGGATACTGCACAGCTACCTTATGTGTTCGAGCCGATATTGCAGGCTGTACCGAGCATGGGCGTCGTGCTGGCGCATCCCGGTTATTGGCCACGCACGCTAGACACTGGCTTGAACTGGGTCAAGATCGTACACGCAGAACAAGGGCTGGTTCTGCACAAACCCTTGCCACCAGAAGCGCATGTCATCGGTAAATCACGCGTGGTCGACATCATCGACAAAGGCGCTGAAAAAGGTGCACTGATCAGCTACGAACGCAAGATCTACGAACGCGATAGTGGTGATGCGCTCTGTACCATCAGCCAAACCATGTTGGCGCGCGCAGATGGTGGCTTCGGCGGCCCCGTAAAGCCATCCGTACCACCGCATGCGATACCGAACCGGCCTGCGGATTATTCCTGCGTGTTGCATACCCAGCCGAATGCAGCACTGCTGTATCGACTCAATGGCGACTGGAATCCCTTGCATGCTGACCCGGAAGTAGCCCGCAAAGCCGGCTTCGAAAAACCGATATTGCATGGTCTCGCCACCTGGGGCATAGCCGTGCATGCCGTCCTGAAAAGCGCCTGTGGTTACGACGCGGCAAGCATCGCCTCTATCTTCGGCCGCTTCACCGCGCCAGTCTATCCGGGCGAAACATTCCGTACCGATATCTGGCGCGACGGCGATGTACTCAGCTTTACCGTCCATGCCGTCGAACGCAATATTCTTGCGATCAACAACGGCAAGATCACATTGCTCGCAAGATAA
- a CDS encoding enoyl-CoA hydratase/isomerase family protein: protein MNPLVQVAMSGTVAIVTLNNIKTRNALSWDMLALLAEKLYELDRNPDCRAIVLTGAEGHFCSGGDISGMAAERPLMIGRTRMEIGHRVVRAIIGGAKPVIAAVEGYAAGAGLSLAAAADYVVSSNSAKYVSSFAKVGLIPDLGLMWTLPRRIGIAEAKRMFATARVVTAAEAKQLGLIDQLVEPDALMSSALEVAQSFSVGAPLSIALVKSAYAKGVETLEDALRNEVDNQAALYLTADHKEAVAAFLGKRPPVFKGV from the coding sequence ATGAACCCACTAGTACAAGTCGCCATGAGCGGCACGGTTGCCATCGTCACGCTCAACAATATCAAAACCCGTAATGCACTCTCATGGGACATGCTTGCCTTGCTGGCCGAAAAACTCTATGAACTTGACCGCAATCCTGATTGCCGCGCCATCGTGCTGACAGGGGCTGAAGGTCACTTCTGCTCCGGCGGTGATATCTCCGGTATGGCAGCCGAGCGCCCACTGATGATAGGACGCACGCGTATGGAAATCGGACACCGCGTGGTACGCGCCATTATCGGCGGTGCCAAGCCGGTCATTGCCGCCGTCGAAGGTTATGCCGCTGGTGCCGGTCTGTCGCTGGCCGCCGCTGCAGACTATGTTGTCTCCTCCAACAGTGCCAAGTATGTTTCATCCTTTGCCAAGGTCGGTCTGATTCCCGATCTCGGTCTGATGTGGACGCTGCCACGCCGTATCGGCATCGCTGAAGCAAAGCGCATGTTCGCTACTGCCCGTGTGGTGACTGCTGCGGAAGCCAAGCAACTTGGATTGATCGATCAATTAGTCGAACCGGATGCGTTGATGAGCTCCGCATTGGAAGTCGCGCAAAGCTTCAGTGTCGGTGCACCATTATCAATAGCGTTGGTCAAGTCGGCCTATGCCAAGGGTGTGGAAACTTTAGAAGATGCCCTGCGCAACGAAGTCGACAACCAGGCCGCGCTATATCTGACTGCCGACCACAAGGAAGCCGTCGCCGCCTTCCTGGGAAAACGTCCGCCAGTCTTCAAGGGCGTCTGA
- a CDS encoding alpha/beta fold hydrolase: MSHALSDVIPAAIEDASLPQWYRTANRQPGISAKVEVDGIELHYLSWQSDDTESKEDTAKPVLLFLHGFRAHAHWWDFIAPFFTDNYRVLAMDFSGMGDSGHRTQYDLDTFAADITGLIEALDIGPVIGVGHSYGGSRLLRACAERPDLFQHAVVIDSYILFSGDTPPSMPHKLLGTRTFSDFNEACARYHLMPEQPAALAFLVDHIARHALRKVDGGWRWKFDPDMPATGYREQDGEGMLSWIRTPVDYICGEYSTVVSAERAARTVKELRAAPRAATVRGPIAIPQGQHHLMLDQPLALISTLRALLADVGSHPLTTDSSQQSRKLS; encoded by the coding sequence ATGTCACATGCACTCTCCGACGTCATTCCTGCTGCCATAGAGGATGCGTCTTTGCCGCAGTGGTATCGAACGGCCAATCGTCAGCCCGGCATATCGGCAAAAGTAGAAGTCGATGGCATCGAGCTACATTACCTTTCGTGGCAGTCGGATGATACCGAGAGCAAAGAAGATACAGCCAAGCCCGTCCTGCTTTTTCTCCATGGATTTCGTGCTCATGCGCACTGGTGGGATTTCATCGCGCCATTTTTTACCGACAACTATCGCGTGCTGGCAATGGACTTTTCTGGTATGGGCGATAGCGGGCATCGCACACAGTACGACCTCGATACATTCGCCGCTGACATTACCGGCCTGATTGAAGCGCTCGATATCGGACCCGTTATTGGCGTCGGCCACAGCTACGGTGGTTCACGCCTCTTGCGCGCCTGCGCGGAACGACCGGATCTTTTTCAGCATGCAGTCGTCATCGATAGTTACATCCTGTTCTCTGGCGATACACCTCCATCAATGCCGCACAAATTGCTGGGCACGCGCACCTTTTCCGACTTCAATGAAGCCTGCGCACGTTACCACTTGATGCCGGAACAGCCTGCCGCATTAGCATTTCTGGTCGATCACATCGCCCGTCATGCCTTGCGCAAAGTGGATGGCGGATGGCGCTGGAAATTCGATCCAGACATGCCAGCCACCGGCTACCGTGAACAAGATGGCGAAGGCATGCTCTCCTGGATACGCACACCAGTCGACTATATCTGCGGCGAATACAGCACTGTTGTCAGCGCGGAACGTGCCGCACGCACGGTAAAAGAACTGCGCGCCGCTCCACGTGCGGCAACTGTCCGCGGTCCTATCGCGATCCCGCAAGGACAACATCATCTGATGCTGGATCAACCGCTGGCACTGATCAGCACCCTGCGCGCATTGCTGGCTGATGTTGGCAGTCACCCTCTCACAACCGATTCATCTCAACAGTCAAGGAAGCTTTCATGA
- a CDS encoding MaoC family dehydratase yields MEEIETIGLGFPWEDMPVGRKFKTLGRTITEADIVNFISATGMLEVLFTNIEFLTKEAGFKDRLTPGGMVFCFAEGLLFQTALQGVGFAFLNMELDIKGPTYAGDTVHVECEVIESRASNGRPGLGLVRTRNKVVKQDGTVVMEYTPLRLVKGRDYKKTAA; encoded by the coding sequence ATGGAAGAAATCGAAACGATAGGCTTGGGATTTCCTTGGGAAGACATGCCAGTAGGCCGCAAATTCAAGACGCTGGGCCGCACCATTACCGAAGCAGATATCGTCAACTTCATCTCCGCCACAGGGATGCTGGAAGTATTGTTCACCAATATCGAATTCCTGACCAAGGAAGCCGGCTTCAAAGATCGTCTGACACCGGGTGGCATGGTGTTCTGCTTTGCCGAAGGCTTGCTGTTCCAGACTGCACTACAAGGCGTAGGTTTCGCCTTCCTCAATATGGAACTGGATATCAAAGGCCCAACTTATGCCGGCGATACCGTGCATGTCGAATGTGAAGTGATCGAGAGCCGTGCAAGCAATGGACGCCCTGGTCTCGGCTTGGTGCGCACACGCAACAAGGTAGTTAAGCAAGACGGTACCGTCGTGATGGAGTACACACCCTTGCGTCTGGTCAAAGGCAGAGATTACAAAAAAACTGCTGCGTAA
- a CDS encoding SDR family NAD(P)-dependent oxidoreductase: MTGFAKDKVVVITGSGSGIGREFALAFGLAGAKVVVNDLARDAAGVSAADKVAQEIIKAGGTAVANTDSVSEWDSAHSIMQTAIDNFGRIDCVVNNAGILRDRFFFNMSQEEWKAVIDVHLNGSFYVSRAAAPHFKSQASGSYIHLTSTSGLIGNPGQANYSAAKLGLVGLSKSIALDMARYNVRSNCIAPFAWTPMTASIPTDTPEAAARIEKLKRMEPRLIAPLAVFLGSDAGAAVSGQVFGVRANEIYLYSQSRVIRSVHRSEGWTPESIAEHAIPAMRTYFYDNVPSPTLTTWDPI; this comes from the coding sequence ATGACAGGATTTGCCAAAGACAAGGTTGTCGTCATCACCGGATCAGGCAGCGGGATCGGCCGTGAATTCGCACTGGCGTTCGGCCTTGCCGGTGCCAAGGTTGTAGTCAACGATCTAGCACGTGATGCGGCAGGTGTATCTGCTGCGGACAAAGTCGCACAAGAAATCATCAAGGCCGGCGGCACTGCAGTCGCCAATACCGATAGCGTGTCTGAATGGGATTCCGCACATAGCATCATGCAAACGGCGATCGACAATTTCGGCCGCATTGATTGCGTCGTCAACAATGCAGGTATTTTGCGCGACCGCTTCTTTTTCAATATGAGTCAGGAAGAATGGAAGGCCGTCATCGACGTTCATCTGAACGGTTCCTTCTATGTATCGCGCGCTGCAGCACCCCACTTCAAGAGCCAGGCATCGGGTAGTTATATACACCTGACGTCCACCAGCGGCTTGATCGGCAATCCGGGACAGGCAAATTATTCAGCCGCAAAACTCGGCCTGGTCGGCTTGTCGAAAAGTATTGCACTCGACATGGCGCGCTACAACGTTCGCTCCAACTGCATCGCGCCATTTGCCTGGACACCGATGACAGCATCGATACCAACGGATACGCCGGAAGCTGCAGCACGTATAGAAAAACTCAAACGCATGGAACCGCGTTTGATCGCACCACTGGCAGTATTCCTCGGCAGCGATGCCGGTGCTGCGGTTTCTGGGCAAGTATTTGGTGTGCGTGCCAACGAAATCTATCTGTATTCACAATCACGGGTCATCCGCTCAGTTCATCGCAGTGAAGGCTGGACACCGGAGAGCATCGCTGAACACGCAATCCCGGCTATGCGCACCTACTTTTACGACAACGTACCATCGCCGACCCTAACCACCTGGGATCCAATCTAA
- a CDS encoding acyl-CoA dehydrogenase, which translates to MKLDLTEEQQMLCDSVARLLQTESSMARVRAVEATGFDPVLWNQMREMGVLSMRVAESSGGGGMGLLDAVLVAEHAGCHLASIPFAEALSAKGLLAHLEGQVAARYLADALDGEVVVLHPRELRDDEPLVLPTTASVVIALRGNEVLAIRNLDQCDEEEKLLCSNLGNEPIALFAPGCVGVRHLVARGPSARAAFLAALDEWKLLKAAMLVGLSAQALQMAADYSRERTQFGRPIGAFQGIAHPLADALTEIDGARLLIWHAIWAIAHGKEDAGALISMAWWWSAKASSNAVARALHTFGGYGVSLEYDIQLYYRRGKAWSLLAGDPQQELHQVADRLWPRGGTSGFDTRLPEVGEVSMQFGYGCDAEHFAEEVRAFFSEHLTDAYKAHAHHSVAGYHPQFHQQLAQAGLLFPHWPEEYGGRGKTPFDMAALGEVFEEFNWQRITGPITNQVAQIVMRFGNDELKQEVLPRFASADALACMGFTEPSCGSDVFAAKTRAARADDGSGDWIIDGQKIFTTAANLADYIFLLVRTGVEQPKHAGLSLFLVPMNSPGIEVQAVHTMQDERTNITYLLQVRVADRYRIGEVNGGAAVMAATLELEHGGDQYRISFSNMYQHALTWARNTYRGGVPLIDDADVRRRLASVAVHVTIAKDLCYRSIWATENAIPGRAAYGPMSKLFSTERYLADAADLMDLAAPYSLFADRHGLGHVEIGYRQAMGMTIYGGTSEVHRSLIAEQGLKMPRSRT; encoded by the coding sequence ATGAAACTTGATCTGACCGAAGAGCAGCAAATGCTATGCGATTCAGTCGCAAGGCTGCTGCAAACAGAATCCAGCATGGCGCGTGTACGCGCTGTAGAAGCAACTGGGTTTGATCCAGTTCTGTGGAATCAGATGCGGGAGATGGGCGTACTCTCCATGCGCGTTGCAGAATCTTCCGGTGGTGGCGGTATGGGGTTGCTGGATGCCGTATTGGTAGCGGAACACGCTGGTTGCCATTTGGCTTCGATACCGTTTGCGGAGGCCTTATCGGCAAAAGGTTTGCTGGCGCATCTGGAGGGCCAAGTGGCTGCGCGGTATCTGGCAGATGCTCTGGATGGTGAAGTCGTGGTGCTGCATCCTCGTGAATTGCGCGATGATGAACCATTGGTATTGCCTACTACGGCGAGCGTGGTGATTGCCTTGCGTGGAAATGAGGTATTGGCTATACGCAATCTGGACCAGTGCGACGAAGAGGAAAAACTGTTGTGCTCCAACCTGGGCAATGAGCCGATCGCCTTGTTTGCCCCAGGTTGTGTCGGTGTACGTCACCTTGTAGCACGTGGGCCGTCAGCGCGAGCGGCATTCCTTGCAGCGTTGGATGAATGGAAATTGTTGAAGGCAGCAATGCTGGTTGGCTTGTCAGCGCAGGCTTTGCAGATGGCGGCAGATTATTCTCGTGAGCGCACACAGTTTGGTCGACCCATAGGTGCATTTCAGGGTATTGCACATCCGCTCGCTGATGCACTGACAGAAATCGACGGCGCACGCTTGCTGATATGGCACGCGATCTGGGCCATTGCACATGGCAAGGAAGATGCTGGTGCATTGATTTCCATGGCATGGTGGTGGAGCGCGAAGGCCAGCTCCAATGCAGTCGCACGCGCGTTACATACGTTCGGGGGATATGGAGTCTCACTTGAATATGACATCCAGTTATATTACCGACGCGGTAAAGCCTGGTCCTTGCTGGCTGGCGATCCGCAGCAGGAATTGCATCAGGTTGCCGATAGATTGTGGCCGCGTGGTGGAACTTCTGGTTTTGATACGCGCTTGCCCGAGGTTGGTGAAGTGTCGATGCAATTCGGCTATGGTTGCGATGCAGAGCATTTCGCTGAAGAAGTGCGCGCCTTCTTTAGCGAACATTTGACCGACGCCTATAAAGCACACGCACATCACTCGGTGGCTGGCTACCATCCGCAATTCCATCAGCAACTGGCTCAGGCTGGTTTGCTGTTCCCGCATTGGCCGGAGGAGTACGGCGGGCGCGGCAAGACGCCGTTCGACATGGCAGCGCTGGGGGAAGTGTTCGAAGAATTCAATTGGCAACGCATCACCGGACCGATTACCAATCAGGTCGCGCAGATCGTCATGCGCTTCGGCAATGATGAATTGAAGCAGGAAGTATTGCCGCGTTTCGCGAGTGCAGATGCGTTGGCGTGCATGGGTTTTACCGAACCTTCTTGCGGATCAGATGTTTTTGCGGCTAAGACTCGTGCGGCGCGAGCGGATGACGGTAGTGGCGATTGGATTATCGACGGGCAGAAGATATTTACTACGGCGGCCAATCTGGCTGATTATATTTTTCTGTTGGTACGTACAGGCGTAGAACAACCTAAACATGCCGGTTTGAGCTTGTTTCTGGTGCCTATGAATAGTCCTGGCATTGAAGTACAGGCGGTCCACACGATGCAGGATGAACGTACCAACATTACTTATCTTTTACAGGTGAGAGTAGCGGACCGTTATCGCATCGGTGAGGTAAATGGCGGTGCTGCGGTGATGGCAGCCACACTGGAGTTGGAACATGGTGGTGATCAATATCGCATCAGTTTTTCCAATATGTACCAACATGCTTTGACCTGGGCGCGTAATACGTATCGTGGTGGCGTTCCCTTGATTGATGATGCCGACGTCAGGCGTCGTTTGGCAAGTGTTGCAGTGCATGTCACGATCGCCAAGGATCTTTGTTATCGCTCGATCTGGGCAACGGAGAATGCCATTCCCGGTCGCGCCGCGTATGGGCCGATGTCCAAATTATTTTCTACCGAACGTTATCTGGCAGATGCCGCAGATCTGATGGATTTGGCTGCGCCGTACTCCTTGTTTGCAGACCGGCATGGTCTTGGCCATGTGGAGATCGGCTACCGGCAGGCCATGGGCATGACTATCTATGGCGGCACCAGTGAAGTACACCGTAGTTTGATTGCAGAACAAGGCTTGAAGATGCCGCGTTCGCGTACCTGA
- the folE gene encoding GTP cyclohydrolase I FolE, translated as MQDQDFKQQDWRRFISSLGENPDRPGLLETPHRVEKAWKHWTSGYQQNPAEVLKVFEDGAEQYNELIVVKRIPVYSHCEHHLAPFFGTAAIGYLPNGKIVGLSKLTRLVDCFARRLQVQERLTTQIADALMEYLEPKAVGVVISCRHMCMESRGIQTAGEETITSALLGELQPNLALRTEFLTLVREK; from the coding sequence ATGCAAGATCAAGATTTCAAGCAGCAAGATTGGCGCCGGTTCATTAGTAGTCTTGGAGAAAATCCTGATCGGCCAGGATTGCTGGAGACACCACATCGGGTCGAAAAAGCGTGGAAGCATTGGACTTCAGGCTATCAACAAAATCCGGCAGAAGTACTCAAGGTTTTTGAAGATGGTGCCGAGCAGTACAACGAGTTGATAGTGGTGAAAAGAATTCCGGTATATAGCCATTGCGAACATCACCTTGCACCATTCTTCGGCACTGCTGCAATCGGCTATCTGCCAAATGGCAAGATTGTCGGTCTGTCCAAGCTGACGCGTCTGGTGGATTGCTTTGCACGCCGTTTGCAAGTGCAGGAACGTTTGACAACGCAGATCGCTGATGCCTTGATGGAATACCTGGAGCCCAAAGCGGTCGGTGTAGTGATCAGTTGCCGTCATATGTGTATGGAGAGTCGCGGCATTCAGACTGCCGGAGAGGAAACCATCACCTCGGCCTTGCTGGGCGAGCTGCAGCCGAATCTAGCGCTACGTACCGAATTCCTGACTCTGGTTCGTGAGAAATGA
- a CDS encoding SDR family oxidoreductase, with product MNTSDENNAPVALVTGAGSGIGRHIALALDRAGYVVYASMRDPQGRNGDKAWSLKAAASEYLSVIELDVTNDNSVQLCMQALQMRSGHIDVLVNNAGIMHQGVTEAYTLDDIRLQMETNFFGTARTNRAVLPLMRERRSGLLIHITSIAGSIVFPYAGLYSASKMATEAMAESYRYELEPFGIDSIVVQPCPYQSDLLDSQKTPGDEECLRAYGDYARIAEERIASTKSWHDSGKAHDAAEVGDLIVSLAALPFGQRPFRTVAGAMDMGSRKLNLLKQEMQEKLMRHFGVGQRKDA from the coding sequence ATGAATACCTCTGATGAAAACAATGCACCCGTTGCCTTGGTGACCGGTGCTGGTAGTGGGATTGGTCGACACATTGCCTTGGCACTGGATCGTGCAGGTTATGTTGTCTATGCCTCGATGCGCGATCCACAGGGACGCAATGGCGACAAAGCGTGGTCCTTGAAAGCGGCTGCATCCGAGTATCTGAGCGTAATAGAACTCGACGTCACCAATGACAATTCCGTGCAACTCTGCATGCAGGCACTACAGATGCGTAGCGGCCACATCGATGTTCTGGTTAACAACGCCGGCATCATGCATCAAGGCGTGACGGAAGCCTATACGCTGGACGATATTCGTCTGCAAATGGAAACCAATTTCTTTGGTACGGCGCGCACGAACCGCGCTGTTCTTCCCTTGATGCGGGAGCGACGCAGCGGTTTGCTCATACACATTACGTCGATTGCCGGCAGCATCGTATTCCCGTATGCCGGCTTGTATTCAGCCAGCAAGATGGCCACTGAGGCGATGGCGGAAAGTTATCGCTATGAACTGGAGCCGTTCGGCATCGACTCTATTGTGGTGCAACCTTGTCCTTATCAGAGTGACTTGCTCGATAGTCAAAAAACGCCAGGTGACGAGGAGTGTCTGCGCGCCTATGGCGACTATGCACGTATTGCGGAAGAACGAATCGCTTCCACCAAGTCCTGGCATGACAGTGGAAAAGCACATGATGCGGCAGAGGTCGGGGATCTGATCGTGAGTCTGGCTGCGCTACCTTTTGGACAACGACCGTTTCGCACGGTTGCCGGTGCAATGGATATGGGCAGCAGAAAGCTCAACCTGCTCAAGCAGGAAATGCAGGAAAAACTCATGCGTCATTTCGGTGTCGGGCAGCGCAAGGACGCTTGA
- a CDS encoding MaoC/PaaZ C-terminal domain-containing protein has protein sequence MSLNYETVKNWPIPEAAQKYTAKDTILYALGVGSATQNPLPPEDLKFVYERKLQALPTFASLLAGDSSWMADPKAGIDLNKVLHGEQFLTIHKPLPPEGSVIGTDTIDEIYDKGADKGAVMYMTRTLRDAVSGELLATSGWSVFMRGNGGFGGTATGQPAPYPVPEGRAPDATIDLLTRPEQATIYRLSGDFNPLHIDPKIAGLVGFDKPILHGMCSYGVAGRAILKLRCGNDASRLRKLNLRFASPVFPGETLRTEVWDVEPGKLAFRVRIVERDVIALNNGYAEYID, from the coding sequence GTGTCCCTCAACTACGAAACAGTCAAGAACTGGCCGATACCAGAAGCGGCGCAAAAATATACCGCCAAGGACACCATCCTGTACGCACTGGGTGTGGGTTCTGCGACGCAGAATCCCTTACCTCCGGAAGATTTGAAATTCGTCTATGAGCGCAAATTGCAGGCACTGCCAACCTTTGCCTCCTTGCTGGCTGGGGATAGTTCATGGATGGCAGATCCCAAGGCTGGCATTGATCTGAACAAGGTGCTGCATGGCGAACAGTTTCTGACTATCCACAAGCCGCTACCGCCGGAAGGTTCGGTCATCGGCACAGATACCATCGATGAAATTTACGATAAAGGTGCAGACAAAGGTGCTGTGATGTATATGACGCGTACCTTGCGCGATGCCGTTAGCGGCGAGTTGCTGGCAACTTCAGGCTGGTCTGTCTTTATGCGCGGCAATGGTGGATTTGGCGGGACGGCGACTGGTCAACCTGCACCTTATCCGGTGCCGGAAGGACGTGCTCCAGATGCCACCATCGATTTGCTGACACGTCCGGAGCAGGCGACGATTTATCGTTTGTCGGGCGACTTCAATCCTTTGCATATCGATCCGAAAATTGCCGGATTGGTTGGCTTCGATAAACCTATTTTGCATGGCATGTGCAGTTACGGCGTGGCTGGGAGGGCGATCCTCAAGCTGCGTTGCGGTAATGACGCCAGTCGTCTGCGCAAGTTGAATCTGCGTTTCGCCAGTCCCGTATTTCCAGGGGAAACATTGCGTACAGAAGTCTGGGACGTAGAGCCGGGCAAGCTGGCTTTCCGTGTGCGTATTGTTGAGCGTGACGTGATTGCACTCAATAACGGCTATGCCGAATACATCGATTAA
- a CDS encoding enoyl-CoA hydratase has translation MEYTEITYEVLGPVLRVYHNRPKQANSESENLLAELDHALERAKRDDNIRVLIIGGVGKHFSAGHDLIGGMETRGDFSPEQHWLWESEHYLGNAFRIWDFPKPTIAQVQGACIAGGFMVANMCDLMVASDDAFFSDPVVHSLAAASVEALVHPWVMGMRKAKEFLFTGQKLTAAEAKEWGMVNHVVPRADLEEFTLKLANHIALAPPVGIRMMKRSLNRSADIMGFRNSIMAHFDTHILSTSTNEHYSVASAGMNASMQTAKKVASKG, from the coding sequence GTGGAATACACAGAAATTACATATGAAGTGCTGGGACCGGTTTTGCGCGTTTACCATAATCGCCCTAAGCAAGCTAATTCCGAATCGGAAAATCTGCTGGCGGAACTGGACCACGCGCTGGAACGCGCCAAGCGCGATGACAATATCCGTGTGTTGATCATCGGTGGTGTCGGCAAACATTTTTCAGCTGGTCACGATTTGATCGGCGGCATGGAAACACGCGGTGACTTCTCGCCTGAACAGCATTGGCTGTGGGAGTCAGAACATTATCTGGGCAATGCTTTCCGTATCTGGGATTTCCCAAAACCGACTATTGCGCAGGTGCAGGGCGCTTGTATCGCCGGTGGCTTTATGGTCGCAAACATGTGCGATCTGATGGTGGCGTCGGACGACGCCTTCTTCAGTGATCCTGTCGTACATAGTTTAGCTGCGGCCTCGGTCGAAGCTCTGGTCCATCCTTGGGTTATGGGCATGCGCAAGGCCAAGGAGTTCCTCTTTACCGGCCAGAAACTCACAGCCGCCGAAGCCAAAGAATGGGGCATGGTCAATCACGTGGTGCCGCGTGCCGATCTGGAAGAATTCACGCTCAAGCTGGCCAATCACATTGCGCTGGCACCACCGGTCGGTATACGCATGATGAAGCGTTCGCTGAATCGATCTGCCGACATCATGGGCTTCCGCAATTCCATCATGGCGCATTTCGATACACATATTTTGAGCACTTCGACCAATGAGCACTACAGCGTTGCTTCTGCCGGCATGAATGCATCGATGCAGACAGCGAAGAAAGTTGCGTCCAAAGGCTGA
- a CDS encoding FAS1-like dehydratase domain-containing protein: MIDYDKLMARPFPDVKRHYSAQDAIRYARGFGAGRTSGSYIDEPFLQQDQTRALPMIAVPLADGEFWQKDPDTGIDWQQIVHAEEALTVHKPIPAQGTVVISQHIDEIYDRGPDKGAVMQQKQFLHDGQGELLATIDVTTILKGNGGFGGKAYESTRLKMPEDCAPDAVIEIMTPKEEDAIFRLSADIKISSRTGKDKAMMRGVGCFGTAGRAVLKLVCDNKPERLKRLGVRYVGPMYTDEIMRVELWHVGKGRAVFRMSARGRDALVLNHSYVEFDE, from the coding sequence ATGATCGATTACGACAAGTTGATGGCAAGACCGTTTCCAGATGTGAAGCGTCATTATTCTGCGCAAGACGCAATACGTTACGCTCGCGGTTTTGGAGCGGGACGTACGAGCGGATCGTATATTGATGAGCCGTTCTTGCAGCAGGATCAGACTCGTGCTTTGCCTATGATTGCTGTGCCGCTGGCTGATGGTGAGTTCTGGCAAAAGGATCCGGATACCGGCATAGATTGGCAGCAGATCGTTCATGCAGAAGAAGCCTTGACTGTACACAAGCCGATACCAGCACAGGGAACGGTGGTGATCAGCCAGCATATAGATGAGATTTACGACCGTGGCCCCGATAAGGGCGCTGTCATGCAGCAAAAGCAGTTTCTGCATGATGGGCAGGGCGAGTTGCTGGCGACGATAGACGTCACGACGATACTGAAAGGTAACGGCGGCTTCGGTGGCAAAGCATATGAATCTACGCGCCTGAAAATGCCGGAGGATTGCGCGCCAGATGCAGTCATAGAGATCATGACACCTAAAGAAGAAGACGCAATTTTTCGTCTGAGTGCGGATATCAAGATTTCCTCGAGAACAGGGAAGGACAAAGCCATGATGCGCGGCGTGGGTTGTTTCGGTACTGCGGGACGCGCTGTGCTGAAACTGGTTTGCGATAACAAGCCGGAGCGTCTCAAGCGTCTGGGTGTGCGCTATGTCGGGCCTATGTACACAGACGAGATCATGCGCGTCGAGTTATGGCATGTGGGAAAAGGACGGGCTGTGTTTCGCATGTCCGCACGTGGACGTGATGCGCTTGTTTTGAATCATAGTTATGTCGAGTTTGATGAGTGA